A part of Arachis hypogaea cultivar Tifrunner chromosome 12, arahy.Tifrunner.gnm2.J5K5, whole genome shotgun sequence genomic DNA contains:
- the LOC112728349 gene encoding probable phosphopantothenoylcysteine decarboxylase isoform X2, translated as MMARSEAVSSVGDNMSVDNGSRKPRILLAASGSVAAVKFANLCHCFSEWAEVRAVATTASLHFIDREAIPKDIVLYTDDNEWSSWTKLGDSVLHIELRKWADIMVIAPLSANTLGKIAGGLCDNLLTCIVRAWDYSKPFFVAPAMNTFMWNNPFTERHLIAIDELGISLIPPVTKRLACGDYGNGAMAEPATIYSTVRLFYESKAQQGPGAQQ; from the exons ATGATGGCGCGCTCAGAAGCTGTAAGTTCAGTAGGAGATAATATGTCGGTAGATAATGGATCAAGGAAGCCTCGGATTCTACTCGCAGCTAGTGGGAGTGTGGCTGCTGTCAAATTTGCAAATCTTTGTCATTGTTTTTCTGAGTGGGCAGAAGTAAGAGCAGTTGCAACGACTGCGTCACTGCATTTTATTGACAGAGAAGCAATTCCTAAGGATATAGTTTTATATACTGACGATAATGAATGGTCAAGTTGGACGAAACTAGGAGATAGTGTGCTTCACATTGAGCTTCGCAAATGGGCTGATATCATGGTCATCGCTCCATTATCGGCAAACACTCTTGGCAAG ATTGCCGGAGGGTTGTGTGACAATCTACTGACATGTATTGTTCGAGCATGGGACTACAGTAAGCCATTCTTTGTTGCACCAGCCATGAACACTTTCATGTGGAACAATCCTTTCACGGAACGACATCTCATCGCCATTGACGAGCTCGGTATATCTCTCATCCCTCCGGTTACAAAGCGGTTAGCTTGTGGTGATTATGGCAATGGTGCAATGGCTGAACCAGCTACCATTTACTCTACTGTGAGGCTCTTTTACGAGTCAAAGGCTCAACAAG